The Glycine soja cultivar W05 chromosome 19, ASM419377v2, whole genome shotgun sequence genomic sequence CAGCCACTGTAGCAGGCAGGGCCCGCTTTGCACCGCTATACTGCTATAGTGTGCTATTTAAAACCCTGGTCTTCGCTACTGCAATTGTGGCCACAGCCATCGTATTTGTCCTTAAGTTCATGCAATATCAAGGAACACAAcatcacctagtgggataaagCTTTGTTGTTGTAATAGTATCAAGGAACACAACAAAACCACCACCGTGtctgcaatttaaaaccttgtatTAAACTGTAATTGGGAATGAAATCAATGGATTAAAGTAGTTCAGTAATTCATATGGTTTGCATCTTTATTCTTTGTTTTCACAAAATTTGTTGGTCCTTTGATTTGTCATTGATGGCCCAGCAACTAAACTTTCTCAGCGCTTACAATTATATTTGCAGGCagaaattgaaaaagtaaaaaagagaagagaggaAAGGGCACTTGAGAAAGCACGACACGAGGAAGAAATGGTACCTCCTTTCTCATAATTTCTTAATAGTCAATAGTTATTTTAAGACCATTTGTTATGTTGtgttaaattagtttgggcTTGTACTAGCTCTACAGTAATTCATTTTATACTTTACATTAATATAATAGGAGTATTAGATCAGCCTCTGGTATCTCAATTATTCTAGCATATCAGTTAATATTGTCTGTTTTTCCATCTTTTCCTGTCCCTCGTCTTGTGTttatttgggggggggggtccAGTGGGGATGTGAGGCACAAGACTACATATCAGGCCTATTGTTTAAGAAGGGTTCTGGAATTCATCTTCACTTGGGCCCAAATATGGAGATATTTGAGTCAAGCTGAGGCTTAGGTTGTTGGTGTCATAAACTGTTATCTTATTGGGATTTGACACATTCTCTCTCCCAGGCACTGTTAGCTAGAGAGCGTGCTCGAGCTGAGTTTCAGGActgggaaaaaaaagaagaggaggTACTACTCTGTCTTTAGTTCATTTTCAtttgttgttattttatataagtTTGATGACTTGGACAATTTAATTTGCAGTTTCATTTTGATCAAAGCAAAGTTAGGTCAGAAATTAGATTGCGTGAAGGGCGTGCcagaccaattgatgtcctaacCAAGCATCTCAATGGCTCTGATGATTTGGATATAGAAATAAATGAACCATACATGGTTTTCAAGGTTAATACTAAGtgcttttctttcattttatttctcataTTCCTCACTGTTGTAATGTCAAGGTTAATATCATTGGACATGTTACATAATGACTTGATATACGGTGCAGGGTTTGACTGTGAACGAAATGAGTGAGCTACGTGACGACATCAAAATGCATCTAGACCTTGACAGGGCAACACCAACTCATGTAGAATATTGGGAGGTATCTCCCTGTTtccattgtttattttttgctttataGTTCTGTGCATGTTACTTAATAATTAATACCTTATCTAATTAATGGCACAAcaaattaaagttaattttaaaatgaaatagttGACTTTCATGACCTTTTCCTGTTTTTAGTTAACTTGTATGACTATTATTATTGGTATCTTGTTTAAAGTTGAAGACTCATTGTTTAATGTCTTCATGCAGGCACTCCTTCTGGTATGTGATTGGGAGCTAGCTGAAGCCCAAAGAAAGGATGCACTTGATCGAGCTAGGGTGCGTGGAGAAGAACCTCCTGCTGAGCTGCTTGCAGAAGAAAGGGGTCTGCATTCCAGTGTTGAGCCAGATGTGAAGAAGCTTTTGCAGGGGAAGACACATGCAGAGTTGGAGGCTTTACGGGTTCACATTGAATCAGAAATGCGTACTGGTACAGCAAAGGTGGTTGAGTACTGGGAGGCCATTTTAAAACATCTCCACATTTATAAGGCCAAGGTATTCTCCATCATATTATTTTCCAGTATTCTTATATGCCTATGAACAATGGTTTCTTTGACTGTATTACTAAATTGCTCCAAATGCAGGCTTGTTTAAAGGAAATTCATGCTAAATTGCTACGTAAGCATTTGCAATCTCTTGAGAGACCATTGGAGGATGAAGATAAATTAGAGAATGCTCATGTTATGGTACCTGAGGAGGAAGATACTGAGGATGATATTAAAGGTATGTATAAGCTTTTTGTTATCATGGACATTTAGTTGTTCATGAAACAATTTTTATTGGCTTTATTTCTCTTAATGTTGAAATTTGctttatctctttttcttgctAGTCCGATCTGCAGATGAATCATTCTCACCAGAGCCCATTAGAGAGGATCAAGAAGCTGATGATGAGGCTGGATCATTTTCACCACAATTGTTGCACAGTGATGAAAATGAGGAAGCTATTGACCCAGAAGAAGATAGAGCTATGCTGGTAATCTTTCGAAGCGTGACTTTTAATGATGATCTCATACTTAATTTATAGATTTTAACTTGACCCTGTTATTACATTTGTAGGAGCGGAATCGTAAGGCTGTATTAGAAGAGCAGCAAAGACGAGTTCAGGAAGCAATGGCATCAAAGCCAGCTCCTTCTGAAGATAATTTTGAGATGAAGGCCTTAAAAGCTATGGGGGATATGGAAGATGGAGATTCTGTGTTTGGATCTGGTGCTGAAGTTAACCTGGATTCCCAGGTATAGTGTCTTGGCCACATTCTATGTTTCttagaattttgaatttttcatggaTAGAAAAATATGTAGTTAGATTTACAACGTTCTGGATTTTTTGGAAGTAATATCATAAGTTGTGGATTGTTATCATGGAAGAGTCTTAAATATTGTCTTATCATATCCTTTGGTTACTTCTCTCCACAGAAAAAAGTAGGCAGTGGAGGGAGTTTGCACTAAGGCTATGTTTGACCACTTTCATGGCTTAAAAGCCAATTTAAAATCAAAGTTCAAAATaagagttttaaaaataaagtagaaGTTGTTTGACAGTTGTAGCTTACAATCtcctttaaaactaaaaactttGTCTCACATCAGAGGGAGTAGGCAAAAATGTGCAGCTTATTTTTAAAAGCTACTTCAGttagcttttattttaaaagctaCCCCCTTCTCCTTGTAAAAATAAGCTACTTAAAAATAGAAGCTACTTCCCCCCGTCTTATAAAAATAAGCTACTTAATTCTTTAAGAGCTTTTCTCCAAATGTGTTTTGCCCCAGCTCCTCCTTTTAAGGAGATGAAGAGCTAGAAAATAGTTGGGCTAACCACTACCTAAAGTTTGTATTATCATGTACCACTACCTAAAGTTTGTATTATCATGTATTATGTACACTTTCAATGGTGTATTTTGGTATTTTAGTGAGAAATAGAAAGcttcctatttattttttcctcatCATTTAAATTCGTGACTGACTAATAAATGTTGGAGCAGGTTTATTGGTGGCATGACAAATACAGACCTAGGAAGCCGAAGTATTTCAACCGTGTTCACACTGGATATGAGTGGAACAAATATAATCAGACTCACTATGATCATGACAACCCACCTCCAAAGATTGTCCAAGgttacaaatttaatattttctatccTGATCTTGTAGACAAGACAAAAGCTCCAACCTACACCATTGAGAAGGATGGCAGCAACGGGGAGACTTGCATTATAAGATTCCATGCTGGGCCACCATACGAAGACATAGTAAGTCTATTATCCTTTAATTTTATGAaggattttaattttcaatcaatttactTATTTCCTTATGTTTTCCATGACAGGCTTTCCGGATCGTTAACAAAGAATGGGAATATTCTCATAAGAAAGGTTTTAAGTGTACATTTGAACGTGGAATTCTGCACGTGTACTTCAATTTCAAACGCCATCGCTACCGAAGATAATTTTACACAAGACAATGGTTCACTTTCTGTAAAATTCCTTCTAATAGAAAGGCTATGTGGCTCTGCCATTTTAAGAGTAAATTTTATTCGATGGTGTTGACACTAGAGATAGATGGCCAGGAAATTTACAGGTTAGATTGAGACCAAGAAGAAATTATAAGGTACTATCAGAGTGATACTCCAACCGGTTACAGTTTGATCTAAATCTTgtcatgatattttaaatttatgctgTTCTCATCTGCTGATTATGTTTTTAATGGATTGAGTGTAGTACTCCTGTGCATAAGAATATGGAGACCAAGGGTCTTTCCAAATGCCGAGATACTAATTAcatgtcttttctttttttagtgtaCACACTAATCACAATTCTGTGACCCTGTTTGGATTATCTACGCTTTCTTTTATTATTGGAGAATGTCAAATTGTCCAACTGTTTCTTTAGCAAAAGTTTATTATTGTTCTTTTGACGATGGTTGTAATCTCAGATGGTGAAAGAATTCGTCGTTACAACAACTTCATTGTCATTAGAATCCTTCATGGTTGTCTTACGCACCTTGCTTTTGAAGGTGCACGGATGTCTCAGTCAGTTCATATGATCGCTgattttgcattaaaaaaattacagtaGGAACAAGTAACCATTaatgccttccaaaaaaaatattaatgtattaaaaaaatccatagttaaaagttatactattttcaaatgattaatttatgtattcaaaataatttttatgtattataattttcaattaatataagttatacatataaatatttatttattataaattttaattgttaaaaattaaatatttattctatgTAATTCAAGCAAAAATACtagttatattaattttatgatatttgTAGTTGAGTTATCcacttcattaatttttaaatgtgggTAATCGATAAATATTACAtgcttaaaacttttttttaatgttcaatAATGATAATAAGTATAGAATTTAAGATTTTGAGTAAACTACTTAAACTTTACCGTTTACACCTCACAATTTTAACATTTAAGGCCAATCCCAATGATTATTCAAATGCttgaaattttaaacaatatatcaaagtaaaataaaattattataataaaaaatgtttgaatacgtgaattcatttattatatttatgatatttatttttttaaataatattagaagcaaaaaataaaataaaaagaatattgttGAAGGGtattgttaaaaagaaaaaagaataaaagttcactgtttaacataaaataaaaatcataattttattattttaaaaaaaaccatttattatatgtttatttaaaataaaataaaatgaatatgcttttgaataatttttcctaatctaaattttatgtttaataagTCATTGAAAAGTCTTCaaacatttatatttaatcttttataaaaattgtttgaCCTTGACTGttgtcatatttaaaatattataatgctaataaaaatatttgtacttATATTTTGTAATATGTTATGTAATATTGCAAATGGGTAATATTTTAaaggtaaaattataaaattggtcCCCcactttatcttcaatttttgaatttggttcccatataatttaattcacaaatttgatcCCCAGTTTTATAAATTCCTGTAAAATTGGTCCTGGAAGCTCGATTTGGACGTTGATCGCTAACTTCAGACGTTGACGGCCACGTGTCAACGTCTGAGTGGTTCCATGTAAATGCTTCATTTTTTATAGGTAAAATTGTACTTTTGATCTCTcagttttactccaatttcgattttggtcccccaataatttaattcacacatttggTTCCCCAATTTTATAAACCTCTTTATAAATTGTTCCTGCAAAATTGGttttttgaatagtttagtCACTGGTGCTATATATATGGTAGGTCTTAATAAATCTCACACTTCTTTTTCATCGTAAGTTTTTCACTCACTTGGAACCCAAAGAAAAATCACTCTTTATCTCTCTCTCATTTCCGAGGTTGTTCAACTTGGGAAAGTGACGCATGAATTTCAACCTGGGTCTGAAATTTTCAGATCTCTTACTTTAACAGGTTCTGTAAtaaccccctttttttttcattttttgctcCCCCATGCGATATTATGTGTATACGACTGCTTAAGTGATTTATGTAtgacaatgatatttttgtttgaaatttgaaatacaacttCTCTAGTAATGAAATTTGACTGAATTTATAAagagattttataaaattgagggACCAAAtgtatgaattaaattataaggggaccaaaattgaaattggagTAAAATTAGGGGATCAAAAGTGCAAtttacctacaaaaaatgaagcATTTACAGAGAACCACTCAGACGTTGACACATAGCATTGACATGTG encodes the following:
- the LOC114400329 gene encoding cactin-like isoform X1; amino-acid sequence: MGKSSGRDRRRRRSDDSESESPSDSDSDRRRGSSSRRSRRDSDGDRKKKSTKSESESHSDSDSDSDRRHRSSSRRPRRDSDGDRKKKSSRSITEEEITQYMTKKAQSKAMKVAKKLKTSTVSGYSNDSNPFGDSNLNEKFVWRKKIERDVSQGVSIEAFSKKAEKKKQRERMAEIEKVKKRREERALEKARHEEEMALLARERARAEFQDWEKKEEEFHFDQSKVRSEIRLREGRARPIDVLTKHLNGSDDLDIEINEPYMVFKGLTVNEMSELRDDIKMHLDLDRATPTHVEYWEALLLVCDWELAEAQRKDALDRARVRGEEPPAELLAEERGLHSSVEPDVKKLLQGKTHAELEALRVHIESEMRTGTAKVVEYWEAILKHLHIYKAKACLKEIHAKLLRKHLQSLERPLEDEDKLENAHVMVPEEEDTEDDIKVRSADESFSPEPIREDQEADDEAGSFSPQLLHSDENEEAIDPEEDRAMLERNRKAVLEEQQRRVQEAMASKPAPSEDNFEMKALKAMGDMEDGDSVFGSGAEVNLDSQVYWWHDKYRPRKPKYFNRVHTGYEWNKYNQTHYDHDNPPPKIVQGYKFNIFYPDLVDKTKAPTYTIEKDGSNGETCIIRFHAGPPYEDIAFRIVNKEWEYSHKKGFKCTFERGILHVYFNFKRHRYRR
- the LOC114400329 gene encoding cactin-like isoform X2, producing MGKSSGRDRRRRRSDDSESESPSDSDSDRRRGSSSRRSRRDSDGDRKKKSTKSESESHSDSDSDSDRRHRSSSRRPRRDSDGDRKKKSSRSITEEEITQYMTKKAQSKAMKVAKKLKTSTVSGYSNDSNPFGDSNLNEKFVWRKKIERDVSQGVSIEAFSKKAEKKKQRERMAEIEKVKKRREERALEKARHEEEMALLARERARAEFQDWEKKEEEFHFDQSKVRSEIRLREGRARPIDVLTKHLNGSDDLDIEINEPYMVFKGLTVNEMSELRDDIKMHLDLDRATPTHVEYWEALLLVCDWELAEAQRKDALDRARVRGEEPPAELLAEERGLHSSVEPDVKKLLQGKTHAELEALRVHIESEMRTGTAKVVEYWEAILKHLHIYKAKACLKEIHAKLLRKHLQSLERPLEDEDKLENAHVMVPEEEDTEDDIKDESFSPEPIREDQEADDEAGSFSPQLLHSDENEEAIDPEEDRAMLERNRKAVLEEQQRRVQEAMASKPAPSEDNFEMKALKAMGDMEDGDSVFGSGAEVNLDSQVYWWHDKYRPRKPKYFNRVHTGYEWNKYNQTHYDHDNPPPKIVQGYKFNIFYPDLVDKTKAPTYTIEKDGSNGETCIIRFHAGPPYEDIAFRIVNKEWEYSHKKGFKCTFERGILHVYFNFKRHRYRR